CCCCTAAATCATGAAGAGGTTAAGAAGGAAATCAATGACCGCTGGAGAAGCTACCCTAGGTATGAGATTATCACAAAAGGAACAAACCTGTTTCTTTTCAGGTTTCAAAGGGAAGATGCGTACAATGGAGTCAGATTGAAAACTTGGGATATCATGGGATACTTGCTATCTCTAATCCAGTATGATCCCAACATAGCTATCAAGGAACACAAGTTTGAGCAGCATACTTGGACTATCAAGCTGAGAAACCTTGGAAATATAATCCTTAATGAGAGATTAGTCTCTGAGATTTGCAAGGACATAGGGAACAAAGTAGAACCTGAGGGAAGAAGAAGACAGCCAAGAGGCAGTGTCACAAGTACCGTCTATGTTAAAGTAAAACTCAATGAACCACTTAGAAGAGGAGGGTGGTATATTACACCAAATAGACAAAAGCAATGGGTCATTTATCACTTTGAAATGCAGCCGTATAAGATTTGTAAACATTGCTGGGTTGAACTGAAACTGAATATGCTGCATGGAGTCCGACAGAGGAAAGAAAACGTTTTTTGGCTTCCTATATAACTAGTTCGAATGCAAATATAATGGAAGATGGGGTGGATTCATCCAGGGGTGTAACTAACGCCTCTTCATCAAACACTGAGATTTCTCCGTCTGAAGAAAATTTAGATCTTGAGTTAGAGGATGCAGAGGTAaggaaagataaaagaatcaaagGTGAAGTCACTCAGAACAATCCCCCTCAGAATAATTATTCACCTTTTAATCTCAATTCCTCAAACACCCAAAATAACCCTATCTTTCAAAGTGTTGGTAACAGAGCTGAAGATTCGATCGATTACGGTGACCTTCCCACTGAACACAGGATGGAATACCAACTCAACCCAATCAATGATAATCGCTCAATGGCAGTTGATAGCGCAGAATCTGAACATAATGGAACAGCTGCACAAAATCACTATGGAAATGCTGCATCTTTTACTCAGGTTttttattcaaaccctaatttcaattttatttgttattttcttaATAGTTTTGGTTGTAATTTGCATATTAGtaaattaggtttcccaattcaCATTAATAGTAGTTATATTCATATTGTCTGTGTGAGGGTCAACACAATCTCTTCACCCTGTGGTTTGCTGAATTTTTGTTTATCTGATTTCATCATTCTCTTTTGTGATTGTTCCATTAGTAGTAATTTGCACAATAGATTATATGATTTCAACTCTTCTGCTATCCTAAATTGTTTTGATACTGAGCCTCAGGGGTGCAATATCCCCTTGTCCTGTGATTTATACATTTTTTCCTTGCTTGATTTATTGGTGTCAATTTGCAATTTTGTCATTAGCAGTAGGTAAGTGTTTTTCCTTTTGTCACCAACCTGATTTTAAGTGATTTGATAGGAATAGGGAAGAGTATATTAAGTGATTTGATAGGAATACCAATTTATATCACACTTAGATAAACAGAAGGAAGCACTATAATCATATCTCTGCCCTTAAACTTAACAATGGTCAATGGACAGAAGATAGAGCTCAACTTGAAGACTTGCTTGTGTCTCACTTTATCTCTGTCAGTTCCACATCCAACCCTTTTCAAGATAGTACGTTTTTCAACTTGTATAGACTCTTGCATTACTGGCGAGGACAATGACAAACTTTTGAGTCCTGTGACCCTACAAGAAGTCAAAGATACTATAAAATAAATGAACTCCTGGTCTGCCCCGGGTCAGGATGGACTTCCTCCCGGTTTTTATAAACAAAATATGGAGTTGCTTGAGTTAGATGTCTTGAATATGATTAGAGTTTCTTTGATTCCAAACATCTTCTTAAAGAAATGAATCACACTTTCTTTACCCTTGTACCTAAGATTAATAATCCTTCTTCTCCAATTGACTTTAGGCCTATTAGCATGTGTAACACTAGTTACAAAATAATTTCCAAAATAATAGTCAACAGGATGAAACCGTTGCTAGGAAAACTCATATCCCCTTACCAGGCTGCCTATGTGCCTGGTAGGAACATCCAGGATAATGTAGTCATTGCCCATGAGCTGGTTCACTCCATGAAGAAGATTCCTAAAAAGAAAAAGTGTGGTATCATGGGtcttaaacttgatatgtctaaggccTTCGATAGAATAGAGTGGCCTTTTCTTATTAATGTATTGAAAAAATTTGGTTCCGCAGGCCATTGGTGTGAACTGATTTTACAATGCATTAGTaccacttttatttttattttgttaaatgGCTCTCCATGCAAGACGTACAAACCAACAAGGGGTTTGAGACAAGGGGATCCACTATCCCCTTATCTATTCATCATTTGCATGGAAGCGCTTTCTAGATATCTCATCCAGGATGAAAGTAATCAGTTAATCCATGACTTTAAGGTAACTAAAGATGCACCTTCAGTTTCACATCTTTTATTTGCTGACGACTGCCTTGTCTTCACCAAGGCAAGCCATCAGGAGGCTGATAATCTGATGTCCCTCATTAAAGATTTTGGATACATTTCAGGTCAagtaataaattttcaaaaatcaGGTTGTTTTTTTAGTAGGAATGTTCATCCTGATATATGTGTTTCATTGATTAGATATCTTAATGTTAAAAAGATAGGCCTATATGACAAATACTTAGGCATACCTCTATTTATTGGTAGATCTAAAAATCAAGCCTTTTCCCATCTTGTTAATAACTTTCATAGGAAAGTTCCCAACTGGAAAGGTAAGAACTTAACGCAGGCTGGTCGTTCTGTCATGGTCCAAAATGTTTTGAGATCCTCTCCCATTTATCACATGAATACGTTCATATTACCGGATAATCTCATTCATAAAATGGATCAAAAACAACGAGACTTTTGATGGGGTAAGAGTAACCCAGGTGGTATTTGTCCAAAAAATTGGAACAATATTTGTACTCATAAATCTCAAGGAGGTCTAGGTtttaaaaacctaaaatatttCAATGCTTCTTTACTTGCTAAGACATCCCGGCGTTTGATTCATTCACCTGATGCCCTATGGGTTCGCATTTTGAAATGCAAACATTTTAACAATTGTCACCCACTTTATTATACTAAATCTCATAATTGTTCTTGGGTTTGGACTAGCATATGCTCTGGTTTAGATATTCTTAAAAAACATTCTATGTGGGAAGTTCGAAATGGAACCAACATTCTTGCTTTTAGGAACAACTGGATTTACCAACAGTCTGACCCTCTATTTGTTACCAACCCTAAACCTGATTATACGGTTAGTGATTTCATAAACCCCTCTACCAATTCTTGGAATCAGGAAATGATTGAGTCTTTCTTCACCCCCGATAATTCTAGCAAGGTCCTAAACACTAGAATTCAATGTCTGGGTCAGATAGGTTGATTTGTCCTCACACTAAGAATGATATATTTTCGGTTAAATCCTGTTATAGAGTTATATCTAGCACATCTAGTACCAATATTAATACTCCAGTTACTGATACTACTTATAAATCCATTTGGAGCCTGCCGGTTTTGCCTAAGATTCACTTATTTTTGTGAAAATGCTATGAGAATATATTACCTTCTAAGGTTCGAATAGGTAGACATAGTCCTAATCATAATCTCATTTGCAGCATGTGTGATATCCATGAATTTGAAACTGCTAAGCATATTGTTTTACATTGCAATTTATCTACTTCTGTTTGGAATCCGGTCTCATGGGGAAGCCATGTCTTGCAGTTTGCTAACTCGTCTATCTCCATTAAGGATTGGGTTAAAGGTCTTCTTGATAGTAACTTGTCTACAGACCTGAAATGTGCTATCAGTACAACAACTTGGAGTATCTGGAGATACAGATGCATGTATGTGTTTCAAAATTTGAGATAAAATAAGGAAACCACAGCTAGGCAGTCAATTAAGCTAGTCAATGATATGCAGACAGCTGCTTCTGCACCTTCTAATAATGCTTCCATAAACAATATTATCTCCAATGCCATAAGACCTCCTGTCACAGATTCTTTGCCCTCTGAATGTGTCTTAATTTTCTGTGATACTGCTTATGACACAAACACTAACGGTGCTGGACTTGGAATTATGACATATAATTTGGCAGGTCAATACAATGGGTGCAAAATCCAACCAGTAGTGACTAAATACGCGGAGGAAGCTGAAAGCCTTGCAGTTTGGGAGGCAATTAAATGGGCCAAGAATAGAAACTTAGAGAATATCTTCATCTTAAGTGATTCTAGTAATTGCTTTTCAATTTGTTGAATTTCAAAATATTTCTAGAAACTTTAATGGGTCTGCTGACATTGCGCCAAATATTGTAAGAGGAACAGAGTGATGGGTGAATGGTTGAGCAGTCAACCTCTCTTTATCTCTCAATCTTTTGTactctgaatatttttaatgaaaGTTCTTTTctagcaagaaaaaaaaaaagaaaaagaaaaagaaatgccaCTTATAAACTAAGTTTAAATGAAATTATGATTATAAAATCTGCTTGGAAATTTTTGAATTTCTACCGATCTATGTTTGGAAGAAAAGCTAAAGCAAAATGCCCAATATATATAGCTTAGTATATTTGGCTACTGGTCAGCCATCATTTTAGACTTTTATAACAAGCTTGGTATAGGGGCGGAAAGAAATGGTAGAGGGGCGacaacctaataagacaaaaaaggtcattacaAGTAAAATCAAGTGCCCCTTATCTAAAAAAATCTGGAAATAACTAATTAGCCCTTATTGTTAATAAACAAGATTAGTAATGATAATTAAGATTCGTGTTGATataactctaaaatcagatttttagagttacaaaaaaaaaattttagaggggaagaaaaagaaaacttatgtgatatttgtgaaatcctagattttgattcactcaaccaaaatgagtgattccagtggcaAATTTGAGgtgggtgaatctctatatgatagagaaaacaagtactacatacctcttgatggagatcctgatatgAAGTATTTTTTAGATGGTAGAGGtgttttaacccaaagtgaaggtcaatatcaaccaattgaagaaattatcCAACAAAGTGATGAACCAAGCACTGAAAAttaccaggtatacttctaaattagttcccactagctttttgttgatcaaaattatctaaagtatgtaaaaatatcaaatttttaaaattttcagaagaacatacggttggaaataagctagttaccaaccgtaactagcaGTTACAGTTAGATAATTATATAattccaaccgtaactggttcaatttggggaaaaacccaatcgtaataccagttacggttggtaaaaaaAAATTCGATACGAACCGTACCTTAGTTACGGTTGGATATTCCAtgcattagttaccaaccgtaacccaTCATGTGCATGGTTGTATTTACTGCACTAATTACGGTTGGTAGGTAAGAATTAGTTACAAACCGTAACACTTGTTACGGTTTGTTATGTATTTTCGCGACCAACCGTAAATGTCTCtgtatgttttttattttcttttgatgtaGTTACGGTTGGTTAGAATACGAAAGTTACAAACCGTACCGAACTTACGGTTCTTAAGTGTTTGTAATAACCAACCGTACTAAAGTTACGGTTTGTATATCTTATGTCGTTACCAACCGTACCTGTATACAATATTTtgttttgtgtgttttgtttAGACTAATGTGGCTATATTTTTGTCTAGATCGGGGATGTACCTCCCATAATGGATGACCAACCTTTAGCAAATGAACTTCTCACCAAAGATTCTAGCTctcactatttaaccgaggagacatgggaGGAGAAAGACGATGCAAAGAAGTGGGCTAGAGAACGAGGAAAGTTGATtatgtgtatcatagtttgtaatggtaccactagtgatagtgcctttcaaatggtttgcgagtgtagtggacaaCATAGAAGTCACGCAAAAAAGGATACCTTGCAAGTAGCAAAGACAAAGAGGAAGAAAACTACTTTCAGTAAGAAGACCcgatgccccttcaagcttcaGTTTAAAAATaatgaatgttttaagaaaagtaacAAAAAGCATACCCTTGTCTGACAGACTTTTGCGGACCAGGAACcggtataaccaaataagattgaagACTTATCTGGGGCCTCGCCCcaaggtcttttattcttcttcggtGGCAACAACAATTCGTTGCCTTTAGGAATATGTATTCCTTTCGGTGCGGGGTCCTTTCtcggcttcttttctttctttttccttggaGGTGCGGGTTCCTCTTCCTCCTCAACAACTACCTCTTTTCCCTTGgtattttcttcctcttcattttcatcatcttcctcctcttcatcatttgcttcctcttccttgtcttcatcatttgaagactctTCCTCCTCTCCATTATCACCGGTTTCTTTAGATTCTTCTTCAGCTTTATTAGTTTCTTCCTCTACAATTTCATTTTCGTTGCCTTCACGGTTAGTTTGGACTGCGACCTCTTCTTGATCATTATGTTCCACTCCTTCTAACTCAACTCCAGATTCATCCACTGGTTGTTCCCTcaacttaatttcaaacttattcttcttctcattcttgtggaTGCCTCTATTATCTACACCTAAATGCTTGTCACCCCAAGGGGTAGGCGTATGATCAATCGGGGTTAAGTcatttcctctctttttcttcaccctatcaggattcctacacaaacattacaattgattgatttactaaACGTAGAACAAATAATATagtaaacaaaaaacaaaaaaaattggggAGTAGGTTTATGTACGGTTCGTAATAAGAGAGAAAATACAAACCGTAACACATTACGGTTCGTAAATAAGGAATCGCGACCAACCGTACCTAAACAACGGTTGGTGATTCAACTCTAGCTTCGAACCGTACATCAGTACTTCAAAAAATCCTAACATACAGAATGATGTACGGTTGGTAACTGTCATTAAGTTACATACCGTACCCGAGTACGGTTCGTAAGTGAGATGCAAATATGAACCGTAAAAAGTCTATGAAACATACAGAAGAAAGTACGGTTCGTAACTAAGGTTTCGTTACCAACCGAACATTAACAGatttctcaaaaaaaataaagtatTGTTCGTATTTGGGTAGTtagcaaccgtaagttcttcaaaTTATGCAGGTACGGTTGGTATCTGGGTTATTTGccaccgtaactcacatgcaaaactcagttttcagtttcagtttcgatccaaaaccctaatttttgatacaaaaataacttaaatcaaacaatagactaaaccctaactgggtttttcgaaacatacctcaaataagtcattgtgcttgattttgacggttgaggagtttcaaattgatatttttgacctaatggaggatttggttcattagaacggctgcaatcttcgtcaaccttcttcttcggcatctctaatatagtttcaaatcaacgattatcaatttttcaactcgccgattaatcgaagaggacgatgaaaaatcagttttaatggtggtggagaggatgagaagagaagatgaagtaaagttgaaaaaaaaaactgttttgattttcagtttcaattGGGTTAATAATGGGAAGGACAATTGAGTCTTTTCAACCACAAAAGTAAGGATAAATTAGTCCATttgaggtgaaaagggtaatctagtcaattaacAATCCCCAtaagacatcccctaaccaataaTAGAGACATTGCTATCACCCTTGCCGCCCCTCTACCATTTCTTACCCCCTATACCAAGATTGTTTTATAAAGTTATGTCGATTTTTTCTTCAAACCTATAAATCTCTCCTCAAACACAGACATGGAGAACGTAAAATTTAATGACTACTATGACTATTAATTGTTTTAAATGACTGAACATTATAGTAGCTTGTGATCAGATATACAACTTATTGCATAATTATATGTAATATGACACAATTAGTTTAATCAATTAATTTTTACTTGAACCCCTTTAATTTTCTCGTGGTACGTCAAAGATCGATATTTTCACCggaaatatctcgaaatataatcGACATGTAATTAAATTAGTCAATTTGGACATAAATATTCATTTAACAAGTGTTTTGCAAGTATCATTAGACTAATCATATGTAAAAAAAGTTGGTTGTGATGCTGCTggattataaatataaaaatcaTGCGAACAAGTTTTTACTAACAATTTACCATGCAATATCCCAATTACAATTTGTATTGTGATACAATGTTTATTGATTAACATGAAATTCCGCGCCTTACTCAAAAGCTATCACAACAAATATTTCTCCTGGCTCAAAATCTTACAAAAGTAACCAAAATTTATTGCCATGACTTCAAACTTGTCACGTGACTTAAAATATGCCTCATGGCCAACAAAAAATTACCttactacttaagtatgcataacTGCCATTGTGACCCTAAATGAGGTTGCCCCACAAATAAACATTAACATGTAATAAGAGTTACGGAGTAATTTTTTTCAAGGGATCCAAATTTGCCATTAAGGCCCTAAAATCTACCTCAGGACAAGAACGTTATCAATAGCCTCGTCACTTAAATGTTTATATTTGGCCCAAACTAAACCTAGTTATATGGATATACCATTAACTTCAAAATTCCTTCGCGACACAAAATTTGTATTATGACCCAAAATCTACCAATAACTCTATATTTGCTAATTGATCCAAAATATGATCTTTAATTCTAAATCTTCCCTGTGGCTTAAAGTTGTCAATTCCCAAAGTTCGCCCGTAGCTCAAATTTGTTTGGTGCCCCAAAATCTGTACCTTGATCCAAAATGAACCGATTGAAAACAtgcattattacccaaaattggTCACTATTTGATAAATCTAAATGAAAACCCTAATCAGCTATCTTGTGTGCAATTGCCCACGAATTAAAATCCACCCTATGACCCAGCGGTGCCATCCAACCCCAAAATTGGTTTGAGTCCCCAAATATGCACTGTTACCAGAAATCTACGGGAAAGATATGCTCTCAAGTTGCGGGAGCATTCTTGAACTAGCAGCTCCAACGTCGTTACATTCACTTGATGTGACATCTTAAAACTGTGAAAACCGCAATTGTCTTTCCATTTTTAAAATTTGCTTCCACCGATATCTAACTAAAATCATAGGTTTTGCTGtgatattttcttatgattattcGATGGAGAAACTATTTTCTCCTTGCCTAAGTACTGAAGATTCGATTCTACTTGTGTTATCATGAATGGACATAATGATTTTGAGTGATGCATGATTGATGATGTTCTTAAACCAATCATTGTAAGTTTTTTTCAACAGATATGTAACAAAATTTATAGGCACCAATTATAACAGAACTTATTGATATGGATGTGTATAACAAAAAAGATTTTCACCATTTTACAATTCGGTCGAAGCAAATCCATGTTCATACCATCTTCTATTTTAACTTTTTATCAACGACCAGACTCATTACAATATGTGAATGAACTTTGTCGTTTTGGACCACATAATGTTTACATAATAAAGTGTTTGATCAAATTATACTCCCTAACTGGTACTCTTTGGGACACACATATCAACAGTTATGTATTAAGGTTTAATCTTACTTAGACCATTCACATTTTTCTCAGATGCTTTATATATATACGTCGTCCTTGTCTAGCAGAATTTATCATTCATTTCTTGCTTAAATAATCCTGGAAATATCAGACTTAAGACATATAGAAAATTTTAATGATATGGTTGTGAAAGCTTCGTTTCATTATGATATTTACGTTCTTAATTCCAGAAACTAAGGTAACTCGCTTACCTAAAGTGGGATCAGATCACACCCCTATATTTTTAGACTCTAACCCGGGAAAAAAAGAAACTACAAAAATCATTCATGTGTATTAGATCTTGGTTAACGCACCCAACATTATCTTCAGTAGTTTCGGCGTCTTGGAAACTCCACTCAGATAGACATTCCAATATTGATCTATATTCGAACCTTAAACTTCTTTCTTCGATCTAGCTCACTGGAACTCGGAGGTCTTTGGAAATATTCACAATAATATAAAAACTctaaataataaaatagagagtaTTCATAGAGCTGGTAATTTCGCTTCCAACGTAAAAATATTAAAGGAGCTTCAAGATGAGCTAAGAAAATGGTACGAAATAAAAAATGATTACTATCACCAGATTTTGAGGGATAAATATTTTAGTGAATACGATCAAAACACTGAATACTTCCATGCGACAGATTCAAATAggaaaaggatcaattctatctaTTCTCTTAGAGAACCTTCGGGCCTTTGGTTATCTGATAGAGACCAGATTTACTCCATTCTTGTCAATCATTTATCTCAGATCAGTACCTCTCAAATAAGCAATTATGATATTGATATCTTAAACATAATTGAACCTTGCATCTCTGAAGAAGAAAAATCCTCTCTCTGTGAAATTCCTTTAAAAGAAGAAATCTCGGCTATAATTTCTAACATGAATCAATGGAGAGCTCCGGGCCCCGACGGTTTCCAACCCGACTTTCTTAAAGCGAACTGGGACATACTGGGTAGTGATATTACTTTTGCAATCCAAGATTTCTTTAAAACAGGGATTTTAATTCCTGAATTCAATCGCTCCTTTATCACTTTAATACCAAAAATTTCCACTCCTCAGACTCCAGCAAATTTCAGGCCCATAAGTTTAAGCAATACTACCTATAAGATAATCTCTAAGATTTTAGCTAATAGGATAAAACCTATCCTAAACAAAATTATTTCCCCCAACCAATCATCATTTCTACCAGGTAGGAAAATTACAGATAACATTATCATAGCCCACGAACTCCTTCACTCAATGAGAATTTCAAAATCCAAAAAGGGTTACCTTGCTCTTAAACTGGATCTctctaaagcttttgatagagtggAGTGGGGTTTCATTAATAAGGCACTTTTATCCTTTGGTTTTACCCCCTCTTGGGTAAATCTAATCATGCAATGCATTTCAACCACATCCTTTTCTATACTCCTTAATGGTTCTCCGGGGCTGACATTCAAAAACTCTAGAGGATTAAGACAAGGAGATCTGCTTTCCCCTTGTCTTTTCTTGATCTGTATGGAAATTCTATCCAGATTATTGGAGAGAGCAATAGAGGAAAAAAAGTTATCAGGGCTGAAAATCAATAAAGACGCTCAGAATATTTCCCACCtattctttgcagatgactgcgTTCTTTTCACAAGAGCAGATTTAGGAGAAGCAAAAAATCTACTAGAAATTTTAtcatattttggagaaataacgGGGCAAatggttaatcttcaaaaatctggaaTACGTTTCAGCCGCCGCATTCACTTGAGACACGGAAAAATAATTGCGAAAATCTTAAAAGTTCAGCTGATAACAAAAAATGAAAGGTATTTAGGGACGCCTCTATTCttcgataaaaataaaaaaacaaattttgaacCTCTTCTTCAAAGGTACTATGCTACTCTTCAAGGCTGGAAATCGAAACTTCTCTCATAGGCAGGGCGGACAGTGCTAATAAAATCTGTTCTTCAAGCTTACCCTACTTACCAAATGCAAGTTTTAGCATTACCCAAAGAGACTTTAGATCAATTAGACAGAATACAAAGGAACTTTTGGTGGAAAAAAGATGGGGTAAAAAGACAAGGCGGGTTTATAAAAGCTTGGG
This DNA window, taken from Papaver somniferum cultivar HN1 chromosome 3, ASM357369v1, whole genome shotgun sequence, encodes the following:
- the LOC113358130 gene encoding uncharacterized protein LOC113358130, with the translated sequence MEDGVDSSRGVTNASSSNTEISPSEENLDLELEDAEVRKDKRIKGEVTQNNPPQNNYSPFNLNSSNTQNNPIFQSVGNRAEDSIDYGDLPTEHRMEYQLNPINDNRSMAVDSAESEHNGTAAQNHYGNAASFTQVNTMGAKSNQ